The following coding sequences lie in one Pseudarthrobacter phenanthrenivorans Sphe3 genomic window:
- a CDS encoding NAD-dependent succinate-semialdehyde dehydrogenase, with translation MTTSIDAPPARLLIGSEWVDSTDGNTFAVYNPSNEEVLAEVADASETDAVEALVAAKAAAAAWSTTPARIRSDILLSAFHRIIERREELAGLISLENGKSLKDARAEVCYAAEYFRWYAEEAVRLRGELFENPTGTNRVLVSYEPVGICVLVTPWNFPAAMATRKIGPALAAGCTAILKPAAETPLTALKIAEILLEAGLPPGVLNVLPTSNAGTVVNSLLEDDDVRLLSFTGSTEVGRMLLARASGKVLKTAMELGGNAPFIVLDDADLEEAVDGAMIAKMRNGGQACTAANRFYVHRSLHDRFVESFVSRLRDVQVADGFLEDTQCGPLINSEAVTKVHGLVVDAITHGAECVLGGAPLDRKGHFYPPTLLVNVPENADILKEEVFGPVVSIVAFDTDAEAVVAANATQYGLVSYLYTGNLERGLRMCGELEAGMIALNRGLVSDPSAPFGGIKQSGLGREGSREGLLEYVEAKYVATNW, from the coding sequence ATGACAACCTCAATTGACGCCCCTCCAGCGAGACTGCTTATAGGTTCTGAATGGGTGGACAGCACGGATGGAAACACGTTTGCGGTCTACAACCCGTCCAATGAGGAAGTCTTGGCAGAGGTTGCGGACGCTTCAGAGACTGACGCTGTAGAGGCACTCGTAGCCGCCAAGGCTGCTGCAGCAGCGTGGAGCACCACGCCGGCTCGGATTAGGAGCGACATCCTGCTGAGCGCTTTTCATCGGATAATCGAGCGCCGCGAAGAGTTGGCCGGACTCATCTCGCTCGAAAACGGCAAGAGCCTCAAGGATGCCCGGGCAGAGGTTTGCTACGCTGCCGAATACTTCCGTTGGTACGCCGAAGAGGCTGTACGCCTGCGAGGGGAGCTATTCGAAAACCCCACTGGCACTAACCGGGTTCTCGTAAGCTACGAACCCGTCGGTATCTGCGTACTCGTAACGCCCTGGAATTTTCCAGCGGCAATGGCCACCAGAAAAATTGGTCCTGCATTGGCTGCCGGCTGCACAGCAATTTTGAAGCCGGCCGCGGAGACGCCGCTGACTGCCCTGAAAATCGCGGAAATCCTCCTCGAAGCAGGCCTTCCACCGGGCGTGTTGAACGTCCTTCCGACGAGCAATGCCGGAACAGTGGTCAACTCCCTGCTTGAGGATGATGACGTACGTCTGCTTTCCTTCACGGGGTCCACAGAAGTAGGCCGCATGCTCCTGGCGCGGGCGTCAGGAAAAGTACTCAAGACAGCGATGGAATTAGGCGGCAACGCACCGTTCATCGTTCTGGATGATGCGGACCTGGAGGAAGCCGTCGATGGAGCGATGATCGCCAAGATGCGTAACGGAGGCCAGGCATGTACAGCGGCCAACCGCTTCTACGTGCATCGCTCCCTGCACGACAGGTTTGTAGAGAGCTTCGTCAGCCGGCTCAGGGATGTACAGGTTGCTGACGGGTTTTTGGAAGATACCCAGTGCGGGCCCCTGATTAACAGCGAGGCCGTCACCAAAGTCCATGGGCTGGTAGTGGACGCGATCACACACGGCGCCGAGTGCGTGCTGGGCGGGGCGCCGCTTGACAGGAAGGGACACTTTTACCCCCCTACCCTCCTGGTAAACGTGCCGGAGAACGCGGACATCTTGAAGGAGGAAGTGTTCGGCCCGGTGGTCTCAATCGTCGCCTTCGATACGGATGCCGAAGCAGTTGTTGCTGCAAACGCAACACAATACGGGCTCGTTTCCTACCTCTACACGGGGAATCTTGAGCGTGGCCTGCGGATGTGTGGGGAGTTGGAGGCCGGGATGATTGCTCTCAATCGTGGGCTGGTTTCAGACCCATCGGCACCATTCGGCGGCATCAAGCAGAGCGGACTGGGCCGGGAAGGCTCCCGAGAGGGCCTTCTGGAATACGTCGAGGCCAAGTACGTCGCGACGAACTGGTAA
- a CDS encoding iron-containing alcohol dehydrogenase has product MEVEVPTQAAGLTEENVVEEPDSRLVAMLRSPSEILFGTGQRGALGRVARRYGSRAFVCADPFLADGSHFKELIEGLREAGLSVVTFTEVVPDLPVDGVAAAVAAARQCGADVVIAIGGGSCIDLAKVTALLLSHGGELEDYYGEFRVPGPVVPIIAVPTTSGTGSEVTPVAVVTDPRRTSKIGISSPYLIPDVAICDPILTLSCPPAVTASSGTDALSHCIEAYTAVRRSSDPSLSASRVFVGRGEITDAFALTGLRHIVAGLQTACIEPSNIPARSRVMLGSLMAGLAFGTAGTAAAHAIQYPLGALTHTPHGVGVGAILPFVMEFNLKQRVPEMAAISRIFGVEAVTETELAAKAPDAVARFLAGIGIPSNLADLGVPEERLDWVAEQSMKATRLVQNNPETLTVMGVRGILQAAMSGPVDGSASLASGITGREL; this is encoded by the coding sequence ATGGAGGTTGAAGTGCCAACGCAGGCTGCCGGACTTACCGAAGAAAACGTAGTTGAGGAACCGGACAGTAGGCTTGTCGCGATGCTCCGTTCGCCGTCGGAGATTCTTTTTGGCACCGGGCAGCGAGGCGCGCTGGGGCGGGTTGCTAGACGGTACGGCTCGAGGGCGTTTGTCTGTGCGGATCCCTTCTTAGCTGACGGCAGCCATTTTAAAGAGCTAATCGAAGGCCTCAGGGAAGCCGGGCTCTCGGTGGTTACCTTCACAGAAGTTGTTCCAGACCTACCTGTTGACGGTGTTGCCGCGGCCGTTGCTGCCGCCAGGCAGTGCGGTGCGGACGTTGTCATTGCCATAGGCGGAGGCAGCTGCATCGATCTGGCAAAAGTCACGGCGCTGCTCCTCTCCCATGGAGGAGAGCTTGAAGACTACTACGGTGAGTTTCGTGTTCCGGGACCGGTAGTTCCTATCATAGCCGTCCCTACAACGTCAGGAACTGGATCGGAAGTGACGCCAGTCGCGGTTGTTACGGACCCGCGGCGAACGAGCAAGATCGGAATTTCGAGTCCCTATCTGATCCCGGATGTGGCTATTTGCGACCCCATACTAACCCTTAGTTGTCCTCCCGCCGTCACTGCTAGCTCAGGCACTGATGCGCTGTCCCACTGCATCGAGGCCTACACCGCGGTTCGCAGGTCGAGTGACCCTAGCCTAAGTGCGTCTCGTGTATTCGTAGGGCGGGGGGAGATCACCGATGCTTTTGCCCTAACGGGTCTTAGGCATATCGTGGCTGGGCTTCAGACCGCCTGTATCGAACCCTCTAATATTCCTGCCCGTTCTCGGGTGATGCTCGGATCGCTAATGGCTGGGTTGGCCTTCGGAACAGCCGGTACAGCTGCAGCACATGCCATCCAGTATCCACTTGGGGCGCTGACGCATACCCCCCACGGCGTAGGAGTGGGGGCAATCCTTCCCTTCGTCATGGAGTTCAACCTCAAACAGCGGGTTCCCGAGATGGCGGCCATCAGCCGCATTTTCGGTGTGGAGGCCGTCACCGAAACGGAACTGGCAGCGAAAGCTCCGGACGCCGTGGCGCGATTCCTCGCAGGGATCGGAATCCCTTCCAACCTGGCGGACCTCGGCGTTCCCGAGGAGCGACTGGACTGGGTCGCAGAACAGTCGATGAAAGCTACTCGCCTTGTACAAAACAATCCGGAGACTCTGACGGTGATGGGGGTGCGGGGCATTCTGCAGGCAGCCATGAGTGGACCAGTGGACGGAAGCGCCAGCTTGGCGTCAGGAATAACAGGAAGAGAGCTATGA
- a CDS encoding GntR family transcriptional regulator, which yields MEGVSHGARDAAGNGKPLAREVYNALLSKLISPDIKPGSKITIDTLARELAVSPTPVREALGRLEVNGLVVRSHNAGYRVAPKMTRSQFENLVEIRLALEPVVSRKAAQCMGRKEIAELQDLADQMSNSEMSDGQTYVKFAQDDHDFHDAIAAGSGNELIRDALERLYIHVRLFRLSHADNTRIEALNEHQAILDAIRRGDPEEASYEMRRHIIRSAERYRLAFDDSSEQQDPLELLSENKIVSDVGVTIAESTT from the coding sequence ATGGAAGGCGTGAGTCATGGGGCCAGAGATGCCGCCGGCAACGGAAAGCCCCTCGCGCGGGAGGTTTACAACGCCCTTTTATCCAAGTTGATCTCACCGGACATCAAGCCGGGTTCAAAGATCACCATCGATACACTCGCACGGGAACTTGCTGTTTCTCCTACTCCCGTACGTGAGGCTCTGGGCCGGCTTGAAGTGAACGGCCTTGTCGTTAGGAGCCACAACGCCGGTTATCGCGTTGCGCCGAAAATGACTCGCAGTCAGTTTGAAAATCTCGTGGAGATACGCCTCGCATTGGAACCGGTCGTAAGCCGTAAAGCCGCGCAATGTATGGGAAGGAAGGAGATTGCAGAGCTGCAAGACCTAGCGGACCAGATGTCCAACAGCGAGATGAGCGACGGACAAACGTACGTCAAGTTCGCCCAGGATGATCACGACTTCCATGATGCAATCGCTGCGGGCAGCGGCAACGAGCTAATCCGCGATGCTCTTGAAAGGCTATACATCCACGTTCGGCTTTTCAGGCTGTCCCATGCCGACAACACTCGCATAGAGGCGCTGAATGAACACCAGGCAATTCTTGACGCCATCCGGCGCGGCGACCCGGAAGAGGCTTCGTACGAAATGCGCAGGCACATCATTCGCTCCGCTGAACGCTACCGCCTTGCCTTTGACGACAGTTCCGAACAGCAGGATCCCTTAGAGCTTCTTTCTGAAAACAAGATCGTATCTGATGTTGGGGTGACCATCGCGGAAAGCACAACATAG
- a CDS encoding cupin domain-containing protein, with the protein MLERAGTRAFRYNLHEGSPLQMQWLFFGQSELPVAVQIWELPPGGFEGMHSHGEPGRPLEEIYVVTEGTGQMTVDDEIYSLAAGDAVMAKVGTRHDLRNTGKGPLKVLVVWGEPRPIDYSDFGSAKMAREARTDFP; encoded by the coding sequence ATGCTTGAACGAGCAGGAACACGCGCCTTTCGCTACAACCTTCATGAGGGCTCACCGCTGCAGATGCAGTGGCTTTTCTTCGGTCAGTCAGAACTTCCGGTAGCGGTCCAAATTTGGGAGCTACCACCCGGTGGCTTTGAGGGCATGCATTCACATGGCGAGCCCGGCCGCCCTCTGGAGGAAATATACGTTGTCACAGAGGGCACAGGGCAAATGACCGTCGACGACGAGATTTATTCGCTTGCAGCCGGTGATGCTGTCATGGCCAAGGTGGGGACCCGACATGATCTACGCAATACCGGAAAGGGGCCGCTGAAGGTGCTAGTCGTCTGGGGTGAACCTCGTCCCATCGATTACTCGGACTTCGGATCGGCCAAGATGGCACGGGAGGCAAGAACCGATTTCCCCTAG
- the metH gene encoding methionine synthase: protein MPRFALDIESVPRPARAQELLDAVNHRVVIADGAMGTMLQGRDLSLETDFQNLEGCNEILNDTRPDVIADIHDAYFATGIDAVETNTFGANWSNLSDYGIDDRIAELALKGAKIARERAEAAEETDGRMRWVLGSMGPGTKLPSLGHTSYDYLKQTFALQAEGLIDGGADAFLIETSQDLLQTKAAVNGCKQAIVSRGIRLPIFVEVTVETTGTMLMGSEIGAALTALEPLGVDAIGLNCATGPDEMSEHLRHLSKQSSVAIACMPNAGLPILGANGAHYPLTPTELATAHEQFVREFGLGLVGGCCGTTPEHMAAVVERLAPFRTRKTDAVSSGPARVPTEREAGVASLYQHVNFDQDASYLAIGERTNANGSKAFRQAMLEERWDDCVDIAREQIRVGAHLLDVCIDYVGRDGVADIKEVVSRFASASTLPLVIDSTEPPVLKAGLELIGGRPVVNSVNYEDGDGPDSRFARIMPLVKEHGTAVIALTIDEQGQARTTEGKVAIASRLVDALVGEWGMRVEDIIVDALTFPVATGQEETRRDGIETIEAIRQITAKYPGINTTLGVSNVSFGLNPAARIVLNSVFLHEAVQAGLTSGIIDAAKIVPLASLPEEQRKVALDLVWDRREYDAEGNTTYDPLAIMLDMFAGVDTAALKDQRAAELAALPTGARLERRIIDGEGKGLEEDLDLARSEGMTPLGIINDHLLEGMKVVGERFGAGEMQLPFVLQSAEVMKNAVALLEPHMEKSDSSGKGTMVIATVRGDVHDIGKNLVDIILTNNGYKVVNIGIKQGIAEIMAAAEEHNADVIGMSGLLVKSTVVMKENLAELQSRGLAKKWPVILGGAALTRAYVEQDLAEQFDGVVRYAKDAFEGLALMEPLVRVARGESPDDVGLPPLKKRIHKGGAKFTVTEPEAMPGRSDVATDNPVPAPPFWGTRIVRGVSLHEYAAFLDERATFMGQWGLKPGRGEDGASYEELVEREGRPRLRYWLDRILGEGMLDASVAYGYFPVVSEGEQVVVLHHGEDHDGVLGTPGLLAPDGGSGGPIGTDRLRFDFPRQRRDRHLCLADFVKSRESGQIDVLPVQLVTAGSKIEEFTSKMFAANQYRDYYELNGLVMQLTEALAEFWHARIRKELGFAAEEPKDTAGYFKLDYRGARFSLGYPACPDMEDRRKVTELLKPERMGVVLSDELMLHPEQSTDAFVFHHPEAQYFKV, encoded by the coding sequence ATGCCTCGTTTTGCGCTTGATATTGAGTCCGTGCCCCGTCCTGCCCGTGCGCAGGAGCTTCTGGACGCAGTGAACCACCGGGTCGTCATTGCCGACGGCGCCATGGGCACCATGCTGCAGGGCCGGGACCTGTCGCTCGAAACGGACTTCCAGAACCTCGAGGGCTGCAACGAGATCCTCAACGACACCCGCCCGGACGTCATCGCGGACATCCACGACGCGTACTTCGCCACGGGCATCGACGCCGTCGAAACCAACACCTTCGGCGCCAACTGGTCCAACCTCTCCGACTACGGCATCGACGACCGCATCGCAGAGCTCGCCCTCAAGGGCGCCAAAATCGCCCGCGAACGCGCCGAGGCAGCCGAAGAAACAGACGGACGCATGCGTTGGGTTCTCGGTTCCATGGGCCCTGGCACCAAGCTCCCCAGCCTCGGCCACACCAGCTATGACTACCTCAAGCAGACCTTCGCCCTTCAGGCAGAGGGCCTCATCGACGGGGGAGCGGACGCCTTTCTCATCGAAACCAGCCAGGACCTCCTGCAGACCAAAGCCGCGGTCAACGGCTGCAAGCAGGCCATCGTGTCCCGCGGCATCCGCCTCCCCATCTTCGTGGAGGTGACGGTCGAGACCACCGGAACCATGCTCATGGGCTCCGAAATCGGCGCCGCACTCACCGCCCTGGAACCGCTCGGCGTCGACGCCATCGGCCTGAACTGCGCCACCGGCCCGGACGAGATGAGCGAGCACCTCCGCCACCTCTCCAAGCAGTCCTCCGTGGCCATCGCCTGCATGCCCAACGCGGGCCTGCCCATCCTGGGCGCCAACGGCGCGCACTACCCGCTCACCCCCACCGAACTCGCCACCGCACACGAGCAGTTCGTCCGCGAATTCGGCCTGGGCCTGGTGGGCGGCTGCTGCGGAACGACGCCGGAACACATGGCCGCCGTCGTCGAACGCCTTGCCCCCTTCCGCACCCGCAAGACGGACGCCGTCAGCAGCGGCCCAGCCCGCGTCCCCACCGAACGCGAGGCCGGCGTCGCCTCCCTCTACCAGCACGTGAACTTCGACCAGGACGCCTCCTACCTCGCCATCGGTGAGCGCACCAACGCCAACGGCTCCAAGGCGTTCCGCCAGGCCATGCTCGAAGAGCGCTGGGACGACTGCGTGGACATCGCCCGCGAGCAGATCCGCGTGGGCGCGCACCTCCTGGACGTCTGCATCGACTATGTAGGGCGCGACGGCGTCGCTGACATCAAGGAGGTCGTCTCGCGTTTCGCGTCGGCCTCCACCCTCCCGCTCGTCATCGACTCCACCGAACCGCCCGTCCTGAAGGCCGGCCTGGAACTCATCGGCGGCCGCCCGGTGGTCAACTCCGTCAACTACGAAGACGGCGACGGCCCGGACAGCCGCTTCGCGCGCATCATGCCGCTCGTCAAGGAACACGGCACCGCCGTGATCGCTTTGACCATCGACGAACAGGGCCAGGCCCGCACCACCGAGGGCAAGGTGGCCATCGCCTCCCGCCTCGTCGACGCCCTGGTGGGCGAATGGGGCATGCGTGTTGAGGACATCATCGTGGACGCCCTGACCTTCCCCGTCGCCACCGGCCAGGAAGAGACCCGCCGCGATGGCATCGAAACCATCGAGGCCATCCGCCAGATCACCGCCAAGTACCCCGGTATCAACACCACGCTCGGCGTCTCCAACGTGTCCTTCGGCCTGAACCCGGCCGCGCGCATCGTCCTGAACTCCGTGTTCCTGCACGAGGCCGTGCAGGCGGGCCTGACCAGCGGCATCATCGACGCCGCCAAGATCGTGCCGCTCGCCTCCCTGCCGGAGGAGCAGCGTAAGGTGGCCCTCGACCTCGTCTGGGACCGCCGCGAATACGACGCCGAGGGCAACACCACCTACGATCCGCTCGCCATCATGCTGGACATGTTCGCCGGCGTCGACACCGCAGCGCTCAAGGACCAGCGCGCCGCCGAACTCGCCGCGCTGCCCACCGGCGCGCGCCTGGAACGCCGCATCATCGACGGCGAAGGCAAGGGCCTCGAAGAGGACCTGGACCTGGCCCGCAGCGAGGGCATGACCCCGCTCGGCATCATCAACGACCACCTGCTCGAAGGCATGAAGGTGGTGGGCGAGCGCTTCGGCGCCGGCGAGATGCAGCTGCCGTTCGTGCTGCAGTCCGCCGAGGTGATGAAGAACGCCGTCGCCCTGCTCGAGCCGCACATGGAGAAGTCGGATTCGTCCGGCAAGGGCACCATGGTGATCGCCACCGTGCGCGGCGACGTCCACGACATCGGCAAGAACCTGGTGGACATCATCCTCACCAACAACGGCTACAAAGTGGTCAACATCGGCATCAAGCAGGGCATAGCCGAGATCATGGCCGCGGCCGAGGAACACAACGCGGACGTGATCGGCATGTCCGGGCTGCTGGTGAAATCCACCGTGGTGATGAAGGAGAACCTCGCCGAGCTGCAGTCGCGCGGGCTGGCGAAGAAGTGGCCGGTGATCCTCGGCGGCGCTGCCCTGACTCGCGCCTACGTGGAGCAGGACCTGGCCGAACAGTTCGACGGCGTGGTCCGCTACGCCAAGGACGCCTTTGAGGGCCTCGCCCTCATGGAGCCGCTGGTCCGCGTGGCCCGCGGCGAGTCGCCGGACGACGTCGGCCTGCCGCCTTTGAAGAAGCGCATCCACAAGGGCGGCGCCAAGTTCACGGTGACCGAGCCGGAGGCAATGCCCGGCCGGTCCGACGTCGCCACTGACAACCCGGTGCCCGCGCCGCCGTTCTGGGGCACGCGCATCGTCCGCGGCGTCTCGCTCCACGAGTACGCCGCCTTCCTTGACGAGCGTGCCACCTTCATGGGGCAGTGGGGGCTCAAGCCCGGCCGCGGCGAGGACGGCGCCTCCTACGAGGAACTGGTGGAACGCGAGGGCCGGCCGCGCCTGCGCTACTGGCTGGACCGCATCCTCGGCGAGGGCATGCTGGACGCGTCTGTCGCCTACGGCTACTTCCCGGTGGTTTCCGAGGGGGAGCAGGTGGTGGTGCTGCACCACGGGGAGGATCACGACGGCGTCCTCGGCACGCCGGGGCTCCTCGCCCCGGACGGTGGTTCAGGCGGTCCGATCGGCACCGACCGGCTGCGCTTCGACTTCCCGCGGCAGCGCCGCGACCGGCACCTGTGCCTGGCCGACTTCGTGAAGTCGCGCGAGTCCGGGCAGATCGACGTGCTGCCGGTGCAGCTGGTCACCGCTGGCTCGAAGATCGAGGAGTTCACCTCCAAGATGTTCGCCGCCAACCAGTACCGCGACTACTACGAGCTCAACGGCCTGGTCATGCAGCTCACCGAGGCGCTGGCCGAGTTCTGGCATGCCCGGATCCGCAAGGAGCTGGGCTTCGCCGCCGAGGAGCCCAAGGACACGGCAGGGTATTTCAAGCTTGACTACCGCGGTGCCCGGTTCTCGCTCGGCTACCCCGCGTGCCCGGACATGGAGGACCGCCGCAAGGTGACGGAGCTGCTGAAGCCCGAGCGGATGGGCGTGGTTCTGAGCGACGAGCTGATGCTGCACCCCGAACAGTCCACCGACGCGTTCGTGTTCCACCACCCGGAGGCGCAGTACTTCAAGGTGTGA